A single genomic interval of Symphalangus syndactylus isolate Jambi chromosome 18, NHGRI_mSymSyn1-v2.1_pri, whole genome shotgun sequence harbors:
- the LOC129467290 gene encoding inhibitor of growth protein 2-like, giving the protein MDQDGNQQLGQSRILALQTSKEIDDVYEKYKKKDDLNQKKRLQQLLQRALISSQELGDEKIQIVTQMLELVENRARQMELHSQCFQDPAESERASDKAKMDSSQPERSSRRPCRQRTRESHDLCHMANGTEDCDDQPSKEKKSKSAKKKKRSKAKQEREASPVEFAVDPNEPTYCFCNQVSYGEMIGCDNEQCPIEWFHFSYVSLTYKPKGTWYCPKCRGDNEKTMDKSTEKTKKDRRSR; this is encoded by the coding sequence ATGGATCAGGATGGCAATCAGCAGCTCGGACAGTCGCGGATCCTGGCTCTGCAAACGTCTAAGGAAATTGATGATGtctatgaaaaatataagaaaaaagatgATTTAAATCAGAAGAAACGTCTACAGCAGCTTCTCCAGAGAGCACTAATTAGTAGTCAAGAACTGGGAGATGAAAAAATACAGATTGTTACACAAATGCTCGAATTGGTGGAAAATCGGGCAAGACAAATGGAGTTACATTCACAGTGTTTCCAAGATCCTGCTGAAAGTGAACGAGCCTCAGATAAAGCAAAGATGGATTCCAGCCAACCAGAAAGATCTTCAAGAAGACCCTGCAGACAGCGGACCCGTGAAAGCCATGATTTATGTCACATGGCAAATGGGACTGAAGACTGTGATGATCAGCCatctaaagaaaagaaatccaagtcagcaaagaaaaagaaacgctCCAAGGCCAAGCAGGAAAGGGAAGCTTCACCTGTTGAGTTTGCAGTAGACCCTAATGAACCTACATACTGCTTCTGCAACCAAGTGTCTTATGGGGAGATGATAGGATGTGACAATGAACAGTGTCCAATTGAATGGtttcacttttcatatgtttcactTACCTATAAACCAAAGGGGACATGGTATTGCCCAAAGTGCAGGGGAGATAATGAGAAAACCATGGACAAAAgtactgaaaagacaaaaaaggataGAAGATCGAGGTAG